The nucleotide window AGACTACTTATAAATAATTCTTATCTAGTCATTGAAACTGTTCAAACAGTAACTCTATTTTATTAGGTAATTTGGTTAGACGTTAATATATGTTGTATATACCTCTAAGCCTAAGTCATTTATTTCATAATCAGGTTTTACTGACTAGTTTTCTTTTTagcacctttattggagtataattgctttacaatggtgtgttagtttctgctgtataacaaagtgaaccagctatacgtatacatatatccccatatcctctccctcttgcgtctccatcccacccctctaggtggacagaaagcacggagctgatctccctgtgctatgcagctccttcccactagctatctattttacatttggtagtatatatgtccatgccactctctcactttgtcccagcttacccttccccctccccatgttctccagtccattctctacgtccgcttctttattcctgtactgacTAGTTTTTAATGATGGTAAGGAATAGTGAGGctatctgcatttattttttatcactaaTAGTGATTTTGAAGGTTAATAAATGTTTTGGAGCACTTTGAGGACCAGACATTTTTACAaaggagggtttttttcatataaaacCAGGTTTGGGGTGTACCTTACTTGCTtattcttctaggttgtcaactTTTAGGTGCCCTATAATAGTGAAAACTTAGatgttttaaaatccttttccaTGTGGTTTATAAAGTAACATGTTTGTGACATAACACAGCAATACAGTTTATTTAAAGTTACTCATAGgttgacattttgttttctttttctctgtatatttatttttatttatttatttatttttttgcggtacgcgggcctctcactgttgtggcctctcccgttgcggagcacaggctccggacgcgcaggctcagcggccatggctcacgggcccagctgctccgcggcgtgtgggatcttcccgcaccgggcacgaacccgcgtcccctgcggcaggcggactctcaaccacagcgccaccagggaagccctaggttgaGTTTTTTGAACAGTATCAGCTCATTGAGTGTTTGCTGAATGTCAGAAAACTATTAGCATCGCtgttatttctttattcagtGTTTATTATTCATAGTGTAGATACACTATTTCAAGTTCTGGTCCTGTCGCAGTTGTGTTAGTATCTTGGTACAGTAGTAGAAACTAGTTGAATCGAACAAAACTGATGTAGATGTTTTCAGCAGAGTTGGAGCGAACTTGAAATAGGGAAAACTTTAATAAATAGTTGAAATCAGAGTTTGAAAACAAAGCCGTAAATCATATATAGGATGTTAAATTAATAGCATTCAAATCAAATCCTGTTTAGGAGAATGGAATAAATGTTCcctaaacataataaatgttGTTGAATCCCTGCTATGTGCGACACACTATGATGggcatttaaaatatcttaatcaGTATTCAAATGATATTTAGTAATGGGAATTTAGGGCTTCataataatatctaacatttTACAGTTCACATGCATAATTTTTCCCACAAAAGTACCCTTAACAGGGGTACCGTTAAAGTCAAATACCTTCGAGGACCTGGGGATCAAGACCAAAGCAGCCCCcagaaatgtgatttttctttgtcaCCTCCTTCATCTTAAAAATGAACAACTATTTAAAATTGTACTCGAGAGTATAtccatatttattttactgtaagATTGCTCCCCCCACCCTAACTGTCCACAGTCCAGAATGAGGTGAATTATGTTTAGCCTGTGAATTCAAGAGCCCCTTGGCACACTGCAGAATTCTCCTTGGGTTGTACATAACCTGATCTTGAAACCACAGGTCTCTGGTTATTTGATCCCCACAGTGGCCTGTGTCCATGGGCCAAGAGCAGACTTGTTAGGTTAAGCTTTGTCTGATTCCTTACTATTAATAAACGTTATATAACACTGCaacacattttttctttgatACCTAAAGTTTTATGGCATTGCATGTACCTCCTCCTAGAGGGAGATAGCTTTTTAGGTAATCTAAAAAGGCTGTTTCCCTCTGTTATTTGCTTTGCAGGAAATTTTTGTTTAATGATAGCCAAGTTAGGTTACAATTTTGTTAAGTTTCTCAGAGATCTTTTAAAAGCAGAGCTGTGAAACTCATCTGTGTAGTTTTTAGTAAAGTTTTagtttcttggcatgtttttttttgaattagtgatttttctgcagataaatatatttttgtgtcaCTGAAATATCTTATTTTAGTGAGTGCATAAGATactttttttgttatttgaatatatcatgcatTTTGTGAAGATAAAAACCCTCAAGATGATTTTTAAGAAGCCTCTTGTTTTAGATTAGGTGTCCTGCTATGTTGGGCTTGAGAGATTTAATAATCTTGTAGAGCCAGGATGACTTGGACATGTAGGAAATAGATTTGAATGAGAAATATTTTATGGTAAGTGGAAATCAATATAAGGTGTTATGCTAATATACAGCTTAGGGTGGGTTTAAAATTTAGCTTATAAAGTTAATCTTTAGTATTTTAGGTTTTGGTTTATCTAGAGGCCTTTTTACTTTTGTGGGTGGAGTAAATATAAACGTGCCAAATACAAATGGGTAAAGTAATGTTCTAAtttcagatttcttctttttaaatttttagttgtTGACCTTCTCTATTGGAGAGACATTAAGAAGACTGGAGTGGTGTTTGGTGCCAGCTTATTCCTGCTGCTTTCATTGACGGTATTCAGCATTGTGAGTGTAACGGCCTACATTGCCTTGGCCCTGCTCTCTGTGACTATCAGCTTTAGGATATATAAGGGTGTGATCCAGGCTATCCAGAAATCTGATGAAGGCCACCCATTCAGGTGAGATGTTTGGAAAACAAGGCACACAGTTGGCAGCACTATAAACAAGAGTAGTATTGAGACTTCACTCTGCTATCTGTAGAGTTACAGGCATGCATTTTTTACTGCTAAAAGATAATTGCAAATGTTTGCTGAAAACCTATACCAAAAGCATCTGCATTTGAGATTTCCTAACAGTCATTTCATAGGCTCATGATGGAAAAGACTGGGTTTATGTATCATTCGCCTAACTCTACTACTTgttagtaatatttatttattagaagtAGGTATTGGTTACCTAATTTTACTTGTATGGAAGCTGTATCTTTTTAACATGTTTGGGATTGGTGAgagttatattttctttattgcttACTTTTTATGCTATCTGATATTAGAAATACCTTTCTTTCCAATAGtatgttaatatttttctgttatgCTTCCTCATCATGTCTATGTCTTTTCTTACCATTCCTTCTCTATctagtttcttcttttccttccctaagGCATTACTTTTGTATTATCCTTTGGATAGCTCCTTTATTTCAGCATCTCCTTGCCTCTAAACCGTCATCTTCTTACCTTATTTTGACAAGTAGCATTATCTCTGCAATTGCTAATGGGGTGGATGCACCTCAGCTTTGGATCTTCTGACCTCACTTCATACTCATCACattccccaccctcacctccctttaaaaattgagataagtctaattcacatactataaaattcagtggttttcagtatattcactgAATTGTACAACTGTCACCATCTCACTCCAGACATTTTCATCACACCCAAAAGACACTCTGCATCAGTACCTCTCACAGCAactccccacccagccccccacAGCCACGAATTCATCATGTCTTTAAATGAGTCTTTTATCTCAGACTTGTCAATTTCTATCAGTTAACACCACTATTATCCTAATTTCAGGCTCCCGGTTTTCACGAAACTATGAGAATAGATactactccattttacagatggggaaacaaacTTTGAATTCAGTAACTTGAAATTGCAACTTCAAAATAGCAGAGTTATATCATGCCACAAATCGTAAAGGAATATGATTTTTAATTAGTTACACTGAAATATGTAAAAACATTGTCAAGCGAACAATTCTAAATTATCTATAAATTTTacatattgtttgattttttaaagaagactttTAGAAGAAACTAgtgatttctttatttccttagaaACACTGTCCTTAGCTCAAAGGCCTTTTATGGTTATTATAAAGTAAATTCAGCCAACATGCCAATTTAATAAGCCTTTTGGACAGTTTTCCAAGTTCTCCAGTCACAGTAAAGTTAATATCATACAGTTCTTATGTAATAACCTGTGGTCATTGGAAAATAGTGACGACTGTGCTGGCATTGCATTAGTATCACATAAATGCCAGTTGAATGAATGTAAAGATCCACAGGGTGCCATTGATGGAGAGTGCTGCCTTTGTGGCCTGCTGGCCAGGCATCCTGTCTTCAGCAAGAACAAAAGCAGTGGTACAAAGAAGCAGAATACCAGCTAAAGTCGTATCAGCCACTTTTCTAGATTTCTTAAAGCTgcataaataaatttttgctgATTTAAGGGTAGGTGTGAATGTTTGACCATTTTTAACTTGATAATAATAACTTGCTATTTGTTGGCTAATAAATAACAAGTGTCCTATGCTAGACATTTGTACTAATGAAGATATATTCCTAGTCCTTGACAGTTTATACtttagtagaaaaaaatatacaagtatACACATGTTTATATTTCAGGGCTGGATATGGTAATTACTGTaagaataatacaaaagaaagcaTTGTTAGAGTTACATAGTAGGGTTGGGAGAGGCATCGTGTATGGATGGAATTTGAGATGGTGCTGACTGACGGGTGTGCTATCTCCAGAGGTGAGAGGAGAGCACTGTGGATTGGGAAAACAGTGTGAGGAATAAAACTTCACATTAAGATGAAAAATGTTTGGTGAATGGCTCAAGTTTGAGCTACAACATTGTAGTGAGAAATAAGGTTGGAAGGATTTAGGAGGGCTGTGGTAGAAAAGTTGGAACCATAGAATCATAGAATGTTTGAGTCTGAATGGATTCAGGaagtctgttttttaattttgtagagtTGGAACCATGACCTAAAGAAGTTCAATGCCTTTTGCAAGGTTACATAGCTAGGTGGTAGCATGCCTCCTAATTCCCACCTGAGTTCAACCTAAATAGCACTATCTAGTATAGCTCAAATAAAACGAATCTGGCATTGGCTGAAGGAGTGAATCAGAAGATAGATTAGAGACTGGTTTGGACACTGATAGACTATTCCAGTTTTTAAATAATGAGCACTTAAACTATAGTGATGGCATAGCGAATGTAAACGAGgaggcacagggcttccctggtggcgcagtggttgagagtctgcctgccgatgcagaggacgcgggtttgtgccccagtccaggaagatcccacatgccgtggagcggctgggcccgtgagccatggctgctgagcctgtgcatttgGGGCATATTTCAGGGGTAAAACTATGAGACAAGGAGTTATCAAAGAGGACTGTAATTTCCAGTGTAACTAGGGTCCACGGATATGGGGAGTTTTTGAGGAGGGACTGGGTAAAGAGTTGCTTCCAACAGATAAGAGAGAATCCTTAGCACTTCTGATTGCTCTAAGATAAATGGCTTCTTTGAAACAGTAACTAATGAAACAATTCTTTGCATTCCTGCCTACTTGACTTTTTCCCCCCATTACAGTTGTCTTCTTAAATTTTAACAATTCCAGCTGTATTCAGTATAGATTGGGGCATCTAAATGGACAGGAACTATTGTGTTTCACTGAGATTGACTTTTGGCAGCCATTTCACAATTGGGGGCTTGGCTTATTGGATAGTTTCCCCTAAAGATTAGGCTGAGAGAGTATAGTATTTGGAAATGAGTAGAAGTTTTGTTAGGAACAAAACTTTTTGATGGGATAACATTATGTCCTCCTGAAAAAACCAAATCCATAATAATCCataataataactaccatttattgagtgcttcttCGTGCCTGATTGTGTTAAGCACATTACTCATTGAAATCTCAAGATAATCTACATTgtataagtgaggaaactgaggttacaGGGATGACTAAATAACTTTCAAACGTTACACAGCCAGGTAAGTGGTAGAGCTTAAGATTCAAGCTCAGATAGGTCTGGTTTCAAAGCGTCTGCTTTTTTTTCTATACCCGCGTTATCAATGAAATACCCCATGCTTGGTTTTTACATTGTGCTTAATTTGGAAAGAGTAGGCTTccatagtaaaatattttactaatgtCCTCTTTTACAGATATATTATTGCTGATTGACAGACATCCAGGGAAAATCATCCAGTCAGTGACAGTtatgctgtgttttgttttctaggGCGTATTTGGAATCTGAAGTTGCTATATCTGAGGAGTTGGTTCAGAAGTACAGTAATTCTGCTCTTGGCCATGTGAACTGCACGATAAAAGAACTCAGACGCCTCTTCTTAGTTGATGATTTAGTTGATTCTCTGAAGGTAAATTTACTTGCTTTCCATTTTTTGGCATACCCAGATTTTAATATCAGAGTTAAGAGAGTAAAATTCTATTTTCTATATTAAAGTAAATGATAAAGATGTAATGAAATCATTACTGTAAACTTGGGTTCCAAAATTCAGAATCTGATCAAATATTTAAGATGGAGGAAAGAcaattcctttttaaagaaaaatgttataaattcATACTTTTAGAAATCATAAGGATTAAAAGTGAGAAGATAAAAGAGAGTTTTGGCTGTAAGAATAAAGATTATCTAATAGAGTTATTACCAGATATGATTTCATCTGCTTGACTTTGTTTTAGAGTCTAGCACTTAATTTCTTAGCTTGTGTGTGATTCATTCATACATATAAGCTATTTCATATTCTGTATACTTTCTTGGGATCTTTATTCTGGAAAAACTTTAATATTCTGAACACTTCGACTAATCACCAGTTGGTAAACTTTggaattttctttagtttttggaTCTTGCTACATAGCAGCTGTTAGAGTCTCACCTTGCAAGTAAGCTCCCCAAAGTTCAGACTGATTTAAAGCGAGCACTAAACTCGTCACGTAATGTGAACCCCAAGCACTGGGACTTTAGTGCTTTTCCTTTATGTGGAACCTGCCGTTTGTGTTGTGTGTATTATTGCCTGTGACTTAAGACGGACTTGTTTCCAATCTAAGCCTGGGTAGAAATGTACTGTGGTAGTAATtaccataatttctctttcccaATAGATATGTACAAGTTTGCAATTTACTGTGCAAACCAAGGATGTCATAGCAATTGGATGATTGGGTCTTTAGATTCGGTGAAACAATTTTTGAACTGGTCAGAATAGGTTTAAATGCtcaaaatgcttttgacaaataTCTTAGCCTTAATAGGCCAGTAAATAGACATTATTTTCAGCTGTGTGCTTCTCTCAGTTTATTAAGGCTTGGAACGTCCGTTACTAATAATATTAATGGTAAATAATTTagttaacttttattattatctctTGTGTAGATTGCTTGCATTTAGTGACTCATTCTGTAGTAGTGCTTTGAAATAATCTGATGTCAGTctgtaaattaaaatatcataGTTATGTCATTTGGGATGTTTGATTAGTTTCAAAAGGGAACAAATAATATTTGGGAGTAAATCAAATAGAACCTTGTACACATGGGTCCTAGAAGAAACCAGCTCCTATTTATTGAAGTGGTATTCACAATATATAGCTTGAGTGCTCAGGTAGAACATGTTTGAAAAATTATTGAGGGGAAGGTACTAGTGCAGTTTAAGATGAAGGGTTGTGTGGGTAGGAGTTGATTGAGAAGAAACACTGTAAATAGTGATAACAGAGCTTCAAACAGCAAAGGGCCATCTCTGAATTTGGCAGTCAAAAATTGTTGGGGGGGCTGACTTCAAACAAAGGCATCATGAAACTTGATTGAGGAGTCACTGTTTTTATAGACTTAATAaaaactgcaacaaaaataaactaaaagtcaTGTTTGCAGCGTATAGCAGTGAAGGTAGCTAtgtataatttaacatttttcttgagAGAAGAGGCATTCTTGAAGAtacctgtttaaaaataaaacaaattgatCTGGGAATGATTCATTCATTGTATTCCAGTTTTTACAAATTACAATTTAAAGTTTCCCCTTGTCTTTAATCAGTTGAAaacttatttgttctttcagagTTTATTGTCATCTATACACAGTCCTCTGTGTAGACAGTTATGTAGGTGTGGAAATATTTGCCAAGGCTAAGGAAGTGAGAAAATGTTAGAGGAAGACTGATTAAATACTTTAGAAAGCCTTTAAAATCTGATTTGCACAGGTATTTGAAAATAGAATATGaggaaattttattaataaatttatgagataatttctttttgctgttaaatctcattttaaaaatttcttttgaaaattaccttgggtttttgtgtgttttttttaaacaattgtgTTATTATGAGGAAGCTAGCATAAGTGAGAGAAACAActtggtatattcttgccttgaGTGATTTTGCTAATTTGAAAGTAACGGGAAATGGCACATAACGAGATAGGTTACTTTCTggaatgctttatttttatgagtttttcttatatttttaaaacattctttgtTTCTTAATATTGGGTAAAAAAAGAGCTGCATTAGAAGTGTAGTTTACTACTTTTTCTCCTTAAggattagaaaagagaaaaataaaacttatttttttattaagtttaAACTGAGTTTTAAAAGACTTAGTTTTTTATTaagtttaaaacttatttttttaataagttttttttttttttttttggtggtacgcgggcctctcactgttgtggcctctgccgtcgtggaacgcaggctcagcggccatggctcacgggcctagctgctctgaggcatgtgggatcttcccggaccggggcacgaacccgtatcccctgcatcggcaggtggactctcaaccactgtgccaccagggaagccctattaagtTTTTTTGAATGGTTTTCCCGAGTAGTGTTTTTGGCAAGCCCAGAGCTCAAGGAAAGCTGCTTGGTGACTTCTCCAGATGGCAATTCATTCAGGGCTCCAAATAAATAACAGTTGTTTCAACATATTAACACTTAGAATGAACTTTGCATTTAGGTCTCAAAATCTGTTGAGGCAAAGAATAAGGTAGGATGTTAGTCTTATTCTCCCAATGCAAAACCCTCATAATATACACGAAGGGTCTTCCTAGATAAACTTTGTGGTTCTTTTTGATTCTTCATGGGGGGACTTTTAAACCTTATGTCATTGTGTGTGAGTATTAtagatttcatttgtttcttcactGAATTAAGGGTACTATAGAAACACAGGATACTTGCTTAATATGTCTTAATTGGAAAAAGCtgagaaaaaaacaacacttGTCTCTTTTCAAAATGACTTAATAGTATTCTTTTTCTAGAGAGAGTTCCTTGAGCATTTGCCACTCTTATCCCCCATAGTTTTTGTTCGTACagagagcatttttaaaaagaaaattattttccctctaaCTCTGCTACTTTTTGCCTTTTGGCTACAGCAGTTGGCAGGAGAATCATATTCTTCCTCCCTAAAGCAAGCAAAAATGgtttttgcagttcttttttttttctttcactttttcaatGTAAAGGAAAAACCAATTTGCTCTGttaaactgattttatttccttatattcagattttaaatttgGAAAGTTTGCTAATAAATAGCCCCAGGCTCTCCAGTTTCCAGGTAAATTTGTGATCTTGTTAAataacagagttttaaaaaaatttataggaTCCAGCTTTTGATTGGGATTACTTTTATCATATGGTTCATAGCTAGGAAAATGGAAACCACCCTGATTTCAAGAAAATGCAGTGGGAATTAGTCTCATTTATAAATCTTTTCTCATTTAGAAAATTGACATTGTATCAAGctctgtggctttttaaaaataatagctttttaaaatttgaaagaggTTTCTCTATAACTCACTGTCTTTATAAGTATTTCATGCCCGCAAATTTATATAATCTACATTGCGAGATTCTGGGTCATAATCACCGCTACTTCTATTTGAAACCTTCTTCCtcagaagttaaaaaatatagagCCACTATTCTTACCATgtgaaatttttcttctctttgcttattatcatttttttggtGCTGTGAGAGAGAGGCTATTCTATACgttattctaaagaaataacCAAACCCCAAGGTTCATCAGGCCTGTTGGAAAAGATTTGATGTGAGGTGGTGGTTCATCATTTGTGCCTGGTCTAGATCTCTTTTTGGTGGTTGACttggacaaataaaaataagacatgttCTGCAGATTTCTCCTTTTAAATTCttgtgtacagttgacccttaaacaattTGGGGATTAGGAACACTGACCCTCCTCACAGGTGAAAATCCATGTACagtttatagttggccctccatatccccGGTTCCTCCTCATCCAAGGCTCCTCTGAATCTGCGGTTCCTCTGGTATCCCTGGTTCCATATTCATGGATCCAGCCAActgtggattgtgtagtactgtagtatttactgttgagAAAAATATGCTGACAAGTGGACCTGTGGAGTTCAGACTcttgttgttcaaaggtcaactgtaattgttccatttgttttgcttctttgcaGTTACCTGCAAGCTTCTAAATCCTAGAAAAGATTTCAACTGTCTATAGATTGAGCAACAATCCATTTCCCAAAAGATTAATTCTAGTCAAATATTATGGGCAAaatcactgaaaaaatatttctaattccaTTCAGTAGCATTTATTTCAAACATTAGTGTAAAATTTTACCACAGGCAAATGTTTTGATCAATCCTCAGGATTTGTTTTAAAGTGGGTTTGTTATGTTGCATGCCAGACATAAGCTAAGGGGAGGAGAATGAATGGAAAGGGAAGTAAAGGAGGAGTGTTCTCTAGGAAAATTAAGCTGTGAAAGCTGTATATGTGTCCTTTTCTTGACAAGCCTAGTGTATATCACTTTATTATTCTCTGAGAAGTCCAGAAGAGCCTGGATAACTTTCTTTAACCTAGTGATACTCGTCAACTGTGTTTAAATAACCCattaccaccagaaaactagtataAGATAGTTGAACAAATTTAAACCACCTAGTTAAGGTTTAATTCCATTTCTGTGATTGACCTTCTGTTAAGCTGTCTTTGAAAGGGGCTCTTGTTTTAAAACAAtggttctcagccttggctgcGCACTGGAACCACTGGGGAGCTATAAGATAATACTTGGGAAGGGGAAGGGCTGGGGGTCCCATCCCCTGAAattgtgatttaatttttctaaggACACTGGTTGGAGaacactgtttttaaaagttatgtctTTAAGCTGTAAACTCTAGGCTATAGTTTTCCCCCTACGCTTACTTCTGCATcccttttattataaaagaaaagcatGTGACAGTCTCCACTGGGCTCAGCTTTGGGACTTCTTGAGTAAGGCTCAGCTTTATTAGGGGGGTTCTGCCTTTTGAAACCTCAAATCCCAAGAAAAAGTCTAATACTTTTATGTACTAGATACTAAGACTAGGTGTTTTCGGCAGAGGTTCTTATTTTTCCGTCATATGTCTTTGGTTGATAAAGACTGGATTCTTTATGACAGTAGTTCTGTGACTAGCAgtgaaaatatatgttaaaattacaagaaaattttTAGCTATGGTTGTCTGATCATCCGGTAACCATAATGTTCCAGAATTCAGTCTGAAATCTGAAAGTGAGCAAAAAAGGCCTGAATTCCAGGAATAGCTGACCCAAAAGAACATTAAAATCTAGCCCTCGGGCTCCTAGGCATTAATCAACATACACATTTTGACAGTTTCCTTTCTGGTTTCTTTGGCCCACAGAAAAATTAGACAGGAAATGGGCTGGGGAAAATGTGATACTAATGAATGAGGCTGAAGATGTCAAaagtcaaatgattttcagtgtttaaaacttcagaaaaagtttgaaaatgtcAGAATTGCTAAAGTAATTTCTGAAATTCTGTTAAACGCCCTCCTCccattttccttaaaaatgccTCCCCACCCCACGGAGACATCATCTAATAAAAATATCTGCAGAGCTTTTCAATGAGATATGTATGTGATAGTCACTTAAATTGAATTCCCTTTTCCCCTGGACAAAAGACAAACAAGACAtggcccttgccctcttccgctAAGTACTTACTAGACCTCCATTGTACTTTGCCCCTCTTTCCTCCAGTCTCATTAGTGCCTAAAGAGAGACGAGCCTTTGACTTTCTCAATTAATATGCATTGGCTGCAGTGTTGCCAAGAATTTGCCATAGAAGAGTACAGAATTTGTAGGTTTAAAGTGTTTATTGACCTTTTCCCTGCCTCTTTGTAATAGCATGTACATTCATGACCATTAATAAATGATTACTCTGTAAATGGTTTTACTATATAGCAGAGCAGAGATTCTGGAGTCAGATAAACCTGAGATCACTGTCACCTCTAGTCTGGCAACTTGCTTAATCTTTCTGTGTCTTGGTTTTCTCTTctatggggataataacagtatttAACTTTTGGGGTTATGATGAGATTAACTGACCTAATGTATGTTCAAAAATTTGTTAGCTGCTGTTGTTATTGACAGTTTTAGTAATTGTGCGATTGCTAGATGCTGGTTCTTAACGCCTTTCTTTTCTGATGGTGTGTTCTCTGGAAACCCTTACCCAATATTTTCGTTTTGGGCCCCTGAAGTGTTAAATTTTCTCCAAACTTAGctgcaacatttaaaaattctgtgataGCACATAAAAATGTGAATTTCTGGTCTCTGTCTTTAAATGGGAAAATTTGGCAACATTAGCCTGGAATACTTGCTCGGCAACAGTCTGTGGAGCTGGATTTTGTGTGTGCTCCTTGAGAGGGAGGATGCACATATCTGCCTCAGTCCGTACCAAGGCTCCCTCATGTGTTTATGTCACCTGCCTGGCCCCATAGACCTTTGAAGCCGCCCTCTGTTCCTCTCTTTGTGTCTGGAtagtctggcttttttttttttttttttccggtacgcgggcctctcactgttgtggcctctcgcgttgcggagcacaggctccggacgcgcaggctcagcggccatggctcacgggcccagccgctccgcggcatgtgggatcttcccagaccgggacacgaacccgtgtcccctgcatcggcaggcggactctca belongs to Pseudorca crassidens isolate mPseCra1 chromosome 14, mPseCra1.hap1, whole genome shotgun sequence and includes:
- the RTN4 gene encoding reticulon-4 isoform X4, with amino-acid sequence MDGQKKTWKDKVVDLLYWRDIKKTGVVFGASLFLLLSLTVFSIVSVTAYIALALLSVTISFRIYKGVIQAIQKSDEGHPFRAYLESEVAISEELVQKYSNSALGHVNCTIKELRRLFLVDDLVDSLKFAVLMWVFTYVGALFNGLTLLILALISLFSVPVIYERHQAQIDHYLGLANKNVKDAMAKIQAKIPGLKRKAE